A stretch of Usitatibacter palustris DNA encodes these proteins:
- a CDS encoding Crp/Fnr family transcriptional regulator — MAGIQDNFVKSLAALGRVRTYPKNTVFITEGDSSDSVFVVLTGKVKVFVSDQEGHEMTLDTHGPGEYVGEMAMDGNPRSASCMTLEPTTFSVVQKDPIREAIRANPDFALDMIAKVIDRARLATDNVKHLALLDVYGRVARLLLNMAVETKDGKLQIPDKITQQEIAERVGASRDMVSRIFRDLTLGGYIVVENRIITINKKPPARW, encoded by the coding sequence TTGGCCGGCATCCAGGACAACTTCGTGAAGAGCCTCGCGGCTCTCGGGCGCGTTCGCACGTACCCCAAGAACACCGTGTTCATCACCGAGGGTGATTCGAGCGATTCGGTGTTCGTCGTCCTCACGGGCAAGGTCAAGGTCTTCGTCTCCGACCAGGAGGGCCACGAGATGACCCTCGATACGCATGGCCCGGGCGAGTACGTGGGCGAGATGGCGATGGACGGCAACCCGCGCTCGGCTTCGTGCATGACGCTCGAGCCCACGACGTTCTCGGTGGTCCAGAAGGACCCCATCCGCGAGGCGATCCGGGCCAATCCCGACTTCGCCCTCGACATGATCGCCAAGGTGATCGACCGCGCGCGGCTCGCCACCGACAACGTGAAGCACCTCGCGCTCCTCGACGTCTACGGGCGCGTGGCGCGGCTGCTGCTCAACATGGCGGTGGAAACGAAGGACGGGAAGCTGCAGATTCCCGACAAGATCACCCAGCAGGAAATCGCAGAGCGCGTCGGCGCCTCGCGCGACATGGTGAGCCGGATCTTCCGGGACCTCACCCTCGGCGGCTATATCGTGGTTGAGAACAGG
- a CDS encoding adenylate/guanylate cyclase domain-containing protein, with the protein MRGFALAALALVGLAFAWTPVSERIDLAILDAETSFLRKFAPRPAPNDIIVIGVDDASFKLIPEPLGLWHEPLARVLVKVAGAKPRAIGLDVTLPDRSGEAMRPGLDRVLMTGLVAAKQNGPVVVSLTVDSRTRAAKPIHTPFLAVLREEGLGLGLLARDADGVVRRFSLSMPTDDSSFPTLVGRLCRAVSKTCDDGYIDFALGQPFRYVPFHEVLHSTDPTYLEKLFKGRIVLVGETQRFTDRIDVPVNLAGWEPASRSSPGVVAHAAALRTALHGNPAQDAGRPLLLVMVTVCALLLLVRDWRIGLASLVLAVIALAAGGTLALRSGLVLEIAPALFTLALAWASRTAYEAWSERRERQRLRTAFAGYVSPGVLRAILKGQITPGHKGERRDLAFIFADLRGSTAMTAQTTPEEAVALLNRFHEVISRAIHRHDGMLDNIRGDGVMAVFGAPKALADPAASAWAAAQDMFRGLERLNSDLAREGRPPLAMGVGLAAGPAVIGHVGARDRFNYTAIGDATNVAAKLQGEAKRLGMRVVTAVRFEEEGVEPLGPIAIDGHEAVEAWGWR; encoded by the coding sequence ATGCGTGGTTTCGCCCTCGCGGCGCTCGCCCTCGTGGGACTCGCCTTCGCCTGGACGCCGGTGTCGGAGCGAATCGACCTCGCGATCCTCGACGCCGAGACCTCCTTCCTCCGCAAGTTCGCGCCCAGGCCGGCCCCCAACGACATCATCGTGATCGGGGTCGACGACGCATCCTTCAAGCTGATTCCCGAGCCGCTGGGCCTCTGGCACGAGCCGCTCGCCCGCGTGCTCGTGAAGGTGGCGGGTGCCAAGCCCCGGGCGATCGGCCTCGATGTGACGCTGCCCGACCGCTCGGGTGAAGCGATGCGTCCCGGCCTCGATCGCGTGCTGATGACGGGCCTCGTCGCCGCCAAGCAGAACGGACCGGTCGTCGTGTCCCTCACCGTGGATTCCCGGACGCGCGCCGCCAAACCCATTCACACGCCCTTCCTTGCGGTGCTTCGCGAGGAGGGACTCGGGCTGGGACTGCTCGCGCGAGATGCCGACGGCGTCGTGCGGCGCTTCTCGCTGTCGATGCCCACCGACGACTCGTCCTTTCCCACGCTGGTCGGCCGCCTCTGCCGCGCCGTATCGAAGACTTGTGACGACGGCTACATCGACTTCGCGTTGGGCCAGCCGTTTCGCTACGTGCCCTTCCACGAGGTGCTTCACTCGACGGACCCGACGTACCTGGAGAAGCTCTTCAAGGGACGCATCGTGCTCGTGGGCGAAACGCAGCGGTTCACCGACCGCATCGACGTCCCCGTGAACCTCGCCGGCTGGGAGCCGGCGTCGCGCAGCTCGCCTGGCGTGGTCGCTCACGCCGCCGCGCTCCGCACGGCGCTTCACGGAAACCCGGCGCAGGATGCGGGCCGGCCGCTGCTGCTCGTGATGGTCACCGTGTGCGCGCTTCTCTTGCTCGTGCGCGACTGGCGGATCGGCCTCGCGAGCCTCGTCCTCGCCGTCATCGCGCTTGCCGCCGGGGGCACGCTCGCGCTGCGCTCCGGGCTCGTCCTCGAGATTGCACCCGCGCTCTTCACGCTCGCCCTCGCATGGGCTTCCCGCACCGCCTACGAAGCCTGGAGCGAGCGGCGCGAGCGGCAGCGGCTGCGCACCGCGTTCGCCGGCTACGTGAGCCCAGGCGTGCTGCGCGCGATCCTCAAGGGCCAGATCACGCCCGGCCACAAGGGCGAGCGCCGCGACCTCGCGTTCATCTTCGCGGACCTGCGCGGCTCCACGGCGATGACCGCGCAGACGACGCCGGAAGAGGCGGTCGCGCTGCTCAACCGCTTCCATGAAGTGATCTCGCGGGCGATCCATCGCCACGACGGAATGCTCGACAACATCCGCGGGGACGGCGTGATGGCGGTGTTCGGCGCGCCGAAGGCGCTCGCCGACCCGGCTGCGTCAGCCTGGGCGGCGGCGCAGGACATGTTCCGGGGCCTGGAGCGCCTGAATTCGGACCTTGCCCGTGAGGGACGGCCGCCCCTGGCCATGGGCGTGGGCCTCGCCGCCGGCCCCGCCGTCATCGGCCACGTGGGTGCCCGCGACCGGTTCAATTACACGGCGATCGGCGACGCGACCAACGTGGCGGCCAAGCTCCAGGGGGAGGCCAAGCGCCTGGGGATGCGGGTGGTTACCGCGGTGCGGTTCGAGGAGGAGGGGGTCGAGCCCCTAGGCCCCATCGCCATCGACGGCCACGAGGCGGTCGAGGCCTGGGGATGGCGCTAG